Genomic DNA from Theobroma cacao cultivar B97-61/B2 chromosome 3, Criollo_cocoa_genome_V2, whole genome shotgun sequence:
ACAATTTGAACATATCTTGCTATGAAATGTAGCTTACAATAATCTATTACAGAATCTTGTGAATCATTGAGTTTTGAATGCAAGTTGCAATCCAAGCTATTAGGTTAAAGGAATTTTGTAAACTATCGAGTCTTTGAACGTAAGTTGCACCCCAAATCATTCGGTTGAGGGCACATTTATCTAGATGCCATGcattgttgaaaaaatatttttcaaaaaaaaaaagtcaaaatattCTGCAGCATAAAAACagtttgatgcaaaaaaatttgtttgtaATGTTAAATTCTTTGTAGTGAGGTCATAGGGTGGATGTTTAAAAAGGTGTAAAAGCTATATATACTGACCACAAGGAAGAAGTTTTTCACTTTCCACTAATTAGTAAATATGCATATGCAAGAAACTTTATGAATTTCTAAATATTCAATTACAAACTAGTAAATACAgaaacttaataattttaagaaataCTAATTCTATGTAAAGAAGagaatacatatatatatatatatatgaaattgaggTAGAATCTACTTACAATATCAGTGTAAAGTTAGTTAAAgttttatatattcatatctcttttgatatattttatatttaattaatccgatggttaaatttcatagtctattcatataaatatataaatattcgTTTGataacatgaaaatttcaaatgttgaaaaaaaattaaaaaaatagtattCTTGATAGGTATGGTATCGATATAAGATTAACTTACAACTTTATATGCATGATGAATATGGATAAATCGataaatttaacaaatattttgttaaaatattaatcgtacataaaattataaaggaatataaaaataatttatttttacatgGATTTAACTTGAGCCCTCCTCTTTGGGATTAATCCCCACATTTGATTCAAGGCAAAATCAAGCGAACATTATATTAAGCTAATAGACAAATTTACCTTTGCTCTAAGCAATAGCTTAACCCTCCAACCCTAGCTCCaaattttatccttaattGGGTCAAAAATTGAATGGGCTTGGATCTCCTTTTAAGCCTCTAAAAGAGGCCCAAATGCTTTATTAGTGGGCTAAGGCCTTTCCAATTCCACTTTGCTAATCAACACCTCAGATCAAAGCCTGAAAATCAGACTAGGATCTCTCTCTCTATCGCTGAAAGTGTCGACAGAGACAATGGCGGGAAAGCAATTGGCCGGCGAGGGCCTGCCGGCGAACATCGCCGGAATGTCAAAGAACCAACTTTACGACATTATGTCCCAGATGAAGGCACTCTCTCGTTCagtgttttatttgatttaaaaacttttcttttcttccaaacGCTACTTTCTTCGccataaaatttaaatggcGATTTAcatttattgttaatttttatctgCTGATTATTCTTTTTTGGGGGTTATATGAAGGCGCTTATAGAACAGAACCATCAACAGGCGAGGCAGATTCTTATCCAAAACCCTTACTTGACTAAAGCCCTTTTCCAggtttaccttttttttttctctttttatcgAATTTAATATATCTTTTCGTTTTCCTttccaaaattattgttatttttgtttacaagtttaaattttgatacCTTATCTGATTGTTGCATGCTATTGTTAGGGAATTGCATGACCCTTTAtctttataatctcattatcTCCTTGTAGGCTGAAGTGTGAACCTTagtttcttttggtttttttttttcctatagTGGTTGAGAGTATCTAGTCACTAAGAACCTGAGGGGCATTGCAGTGACTGTGTTTTGTATTCAATGTATTTTCTCGTCTTAACTCCTGGGCTTTTATGTAGTTTTGTGTGCCTTAGTGTGGACAATTAGGTTTTTGAAGTTGGCTTTCTGATTATGGGATGCTTGTAGTTCTAGTTGCAACTTACAATGTGCTAGAAACTGTCATCATGGAAATATCTATCTTGATGGATTAGATGCGGTGCTGCCTAGGTTGTTGGTTAATCAcccttcttttgttttaaattgcATCTTTTTAGATGGTGTAGTGTTGAATCTTTAGAAGCTTCTATCCGTAAtcaggtttttttttcttttaaatattcttgtTGTTTCAGGCTCAGATTATGCTTGGAATGGTTAAGCCCCCTCAAGTGGTATGCTTTTGTTCTCTATGAAATTGTTGTCTTTGTAATTTTATGTTGGGGACTGTGCCAATGTTCTGAATTTCTGTTTGTGTTTAGATTCCCACCATTCAGCCACCTGCACCACAACATTCTCAGCAATCAGCACAACCACCTCCACAGCCAAACTTGCAGCCAGCACAATCATTGCCAGTTCAAGTTGGGTTGCAGGACCTAGCTGCTGCATCTCAGACCCAACCGCCTATAAGGAAGCAGTATCAAAACCAAACTGTTACACAGATCCCATCTGCTGCTGTTCCTGCAGCAAACCTTCAGTCTCAATCTATGCCACCACATTCCCTACAGACACCACAGCAGACTAAGGGACATTTGAATCCTCCAATGTCCCTTCCGCAATCGTCCCAACTCCCAAATGTACCTTCAGTTCCCCTTCATTCATCTTCACAGCCccctcatcatcatcaaaccCATTTGCCCACTGCCTCCAGCCAGTTGCAGCAGCCAATACAGACAACCGGAATTCCTCATATGCCTCTGCAGCCACCAATGCCACCACAGGCAAGACCAACTTCAGTGCCAACTTTCCATCACCAGTATGCTCCACAAATGGGTCCTAATGTGGGTTTCCAGCACCCTGGTGTTCCTCAGCATCCTTCACAGCCAATGTTCCATGTAAGTCAAAAGTTACATTGTGGAAGTCAAGTCTTGGGGGTCTCCCTTGTAACATATGTTGTAATGATTCCCCTTACTGTTGAATTGCTCAGTCAGGTAATAAACCTCCTTCTGGCCTTGGACCTTCTTTTCCACAAGGACAGCTACCCCTTCCAAATCAGCCGCCACCTCAATCGATGTATCAAAATCAGGTATGTGAATACTTTAGTTCTTTGATATATACTGGTTCGATCACTTAGTAAATGTTTGATATATATTGGTTCGATCACGTAATGAATGTTTGATATATATTGGCTCAATCATGTAGTAAATGTTTGATGTATATTGGTTCAATCACGAAGTGAAGCATTTGTTTGGGGCTGATTACAAAAGTCggcttgttttattttttctttattatgcTTTATGGCATTTCTGAGTGGATGGTTCTAAACACTCTGTAGTATAACCTTGTGTCTAAACTAGATTCAATTGCTTTTTATCAGGCATGGGCAATCTGTCAATCTTAATCCCCCTTCTGCTAGGTGATTTGTTaggtagttttttttttgtgctttaaaattgaaaagctGTCAAAATAGTGGATTCCTTTTTGCTTGTCTGAAAATCATGAAATTATTCTACTCTACTAGTATTTACCATGTCAACAGCACCTTTGCTATATGATTGTTGAGCTAATTGATTTTGTGCCTCGTGAGAAATTGTGGaaatctgtttttgttttctttttccttaataatcaaatatgattttggtttttactagttatttttattttatagtaaCTCTTTTAGGAAgcaaaaagtaaataatacTGAAAATAAATTAGCAAATGGAATAACCTAACGGAATTTTAAACTCCtaaactttattttcttttttctattgaaaataaaattccaTCTCTCATGGAACGGTATCCTATGGGAAATACCTATGCCTAACACATGATTAATTTTCATGTTAGTACTGAACTTGGGCTATGTTAAACTtctctgaaaattttgataaaactgcaatatttaatttcaattcttaTGAATAATATAATGAGGAAAGATGCTATTAAGTTTTTGAGTTAGAAAT
This window encodes:
- the LOC18604129 gene encoding cleavage stimulating factor 64, whose product is MAGKQLAGEGLPANIAGMSKNQLYDIMSQMKALIEQNHQQARQILIQNPYLTKALFQAQIMLGMVKPPQVIPTIQPPAPQHSQQSAQPPPQPNLQPAQSLPVQVGLQDLAAASQTQPPIRKQYQNQTVTQIPSAAVPAANLQSQSMPPHSLQTPQQTKGHLNPPMSLPQSSQLPNVPSVPLHSSSQPPHHHQTHLPTASSQLQQPIQTTGIPHMPLQPPMPPQARPTSVPTFHHQYAPQMGPNVGFQHPGVPQHPSQPMFHSGNKPPSGLGPSFPQGQLPLPNQPPPQSMYQNQAGGLHLGSEFGNQVGGSMQADRGSSWMSSQPDNLTLAQLQGQSPLVPSQMGQGNQPPRPASLTPEMEKALLQQVMSLTPEQISLLPPEQRNQVLQLQQILRQ